The following are from one region of the Halodesulfovibrio sp. MK-HDV genome:
- a CDS encoding WbqC family protein, whose product MRIIISQPRYLPVMSYLQRLYHADLFVLLDSVQRQGRGWENRNKLLVPDS is encoded by the coding sequence ATGCGAATAATCATCTCTCAACCACGATATCTGCCTGTAATGAGCTACCTACAAAGGTTATACCACGCCGATTTGTTTGTGTTGCTGGATAGTGTGCAGCGGCAAGGGCGGGGATGGGAAAATAGAAACAAGCTGCTTGTGCCTGATTC